ATAGATCTTCCCATCATTTGTCACGGAGATCCTTCTTTCGTCTTTTAGGTAATCCAAGTATTCCTCGAGCGAAAAGTTATTCTGCTTCATGATCGCACTATGCGGCAAACCAACATATCGGAAATGCCAAGGCTCGAATTCCGTTCCTGTAATGGCTACCTTGTCCTTTGGGTAGCGCAAAATAAAACCGTATTTCCATGAATAATCTTTCAACCACTTGCCTTCAGGGGCGCGCTCCATTTTCATTTGCGTCGATCCAATATCAAGCGCGGAACCTACATTATGTTCGCTGTAACCGCTCGGCATCGCATACGCTGGCCCCATTTCTGCATATAGCTGATCTTGTTCTTCCTTGCCTCGATAACCGCTGTTCAGGATAAAGTGGCTCACGTTATCTTGCTGCGCAGCTTTGATCATCTCCAAAAATTCTTTGGCTACACTCTCTGACACTTCGATTCTGTGATCGAGCAAACGATAGCCTTGTAACAGTTCTTCATTCTCAGACAACCGAACCACATCGTTTTTTACCCCTGCCTCATGAACCGGATACTCTTTATTGACCAAGAGAAGGTCTCCTTGATAAATTTGATCCTTTGTTATTTGTATCGATTGGTGCTCCACCTCGGTAGCCTCTCCCAACGCTTCAGTGTGTCCCCCAATAGTAGGTGGTCCATCTGCTATTTTTTGAATCACGATATATCCAAACAGCAAAAGCATCACAAGCCAAAAAACCCTCTTTTTCATTTACAGTTCCTCCTTCACTTACACATGTAGGATAGGGAAAACTGTTAAAATAAAAAGTAGGGTAAATATAAAATAATTTTAAAGTCGGCCATTCATTTTTATAAAGATGCTAGCTGGATAGAGAGGGGGTCAGAGCATGAACAAAACAGACCGTTTGTTGGCAATCGTTCTGGAGCTGCAGCGCAAAGGTACGTTACGCGCAGAAGATTTGTCCGCGACCTTCGAGACGAGCATCCGGACGATTTATCGTGACATGCAGGCATTAAGCGAAGCAGGCGTCCCCATCGTTGGGGCACCGGGTCAGGGCTATTCGTTAATGGAAGGATATTTTCTGCCGCCCGTCAGTTTTTCGGTAGAAGAAGCCGTTGCACTCTTGATCGGAGCAGACATGGTTGAGCAAGTATTTGACCAAAACTTTGGCAACAGCGCAAGAGCCGTACAGCGCAAAGTAGAAGCGATCCTGTCTGCCGATGTAGGCGAACAAGCCAGCCGTATCCGCTCAACCTTTCGCCTCATAAGCCCCAGAGCGAACAATTTGCGCGAGCAGGAAAAAGCGCATGCACAACTCCTCCACGATGCGATCATCAATGAACGGAAGGTGCGGTTCCGCTATCGGAGGGGTACGCCTGGGGAGGGTGACGATCGTGAAACAGTGCGTGACGTTGCTCCATATGGTCTAGTGCTGGTTCGTGGTTCTTGGACATTACTCGCTCATTGCGATCTGCGACAGGATATTCGTCGATTCCGCCTGTCACGCATGAGCGGCCTGATTGTATTGGAAGACCGCTTTATCCTCCCTGACCATTTCAATTTTGAAGAATACAAGCCTCTCGACGATCGATCCCTGGAGGTGCAGATCGTCATCAGCACAGCTGTCGCTGATCGGGTAAAAGAATCGGGCTATTTTTTTATAGAAGAGATTACAGAGCATCCGGACGGCTTTCTCGTCAGATTGCGCGTCAGACAAATCGAAGAAATATTGTCTTGGGTACTGGGGTTGGGGGCTGATGCGGTTGTTCTTACGCCTGAATCCTTGCGTAGCCGAATGCGCGAAGAAGCCAAACAATTATTCGAACGCTACTGACATACTGCTGTCAGTAGCGTTCGAATATGATAAAAGCAAGAAAACCAAGAGGAGCTGATTCGCCCATGAATACAAAGGAAATCGTGAACAAATTTGAAGACGTGACAAACCACTACCTGCATGAATTAGAAGGCATC
This genomic stretch from Brevibacillus sp. DP1.3A harbors:
- a CDS encoding D-alanyl-D-alanine carboxypeptidase family protein, with amino-acid sequence MKKRVFWLVMLLLFGYIVIQKIADGPPTIGGHTEALGEATEVEHQSIQITKDQIYQGDLLLVNKEYPVHEAGVKNDVVRLSENEELLQGYRLLDHRIEVSESVAKEFLEMIKAAQQDNVSHFILNSGYRGKEEQDQLYAEMGPAYAMPSGYSEHNVGSALDIGSTQMKMERAPEGKWLKDYSWKYGFILRYPKDKVAITGTEFEPWHFRYVGLPHSAIMKQNNFSLEEYLDYLKDERRISVTNDGKIYEINYYPVDQEMTLKVPIASNYEISGDNMGGVIVTSYVNKEKKE
- a CDS encoding YafY family protein translates to MNKTDRLLAIVLELQRKGTLRAEDLSATFETSIRTIYRDMQALSEAGVPIVGAPGQGYSLMEGYFLPPVSFSVEEAVALLIGADMVEQVFDQNFGNSARAVQRKVEAILSADVGEQASRIRSTFRLISPRANNLREQEKAHAQLLHDAIINERKVRFRYRRGTPGEGDDRETVRDVAPYGLVLVRGSWTLLAHCDLRQDIRRFRLSRMSGLIVLEDRFILPDHFNFEEYKPLDDRSLEVQIVISTAVADRVKESGYFFIEEITEHPDGFLVRLRVRQIEEILSWVLGLGADAVVLTPESLRSRMREEAKQLFERY